The Caloramator mitchellensis genome contains a region encoding:
- a CDS encoding ABC transporter ATP-binding protein, whose protein sequence is MLKLYKFLKPYAAMVIGAFIFVALQSLGDLYLPTLMSDIINKGVMKGDTNKIIQIGGIMLLVAGGGVICSITASYLSAYISSSLGTILRSKIFRRVESYSLNEFDKLGTATLITRTTNDVTQIQTVTVMILRLMISAPIMAVGGVIMAFRKDRPLTLVLAVAVPVLAGVVALLASKMIPLFKLVQVKIDKVNLVLREKLTGIRVIRAFNTVEREKKRFDEANVDLTENYIKVNRIMAFMMPSIMLIMNLTSLAILWFGGIRISEGNMDLGALAAFTQYAMQIMFSMLMLAMMFIMVPRAQAAAVRINEVLDTEPEIVDAEVTNNKFEGRGFVEFRDVTFSYHGAEEPALKNISFSAKPGEVTAIIGSTGAGKSTLVNLIPRFYDVDSGSILIDGVDVREISQEELRRKIGFVPQKAILFSGTIAENIKFGNENATDEEIRHAAEVAQALEFIESMDGGFEHKIAQGGTNVSGGQKQRLSIARALVRKPEIYIFDDSFSALDFKTDAKLRTALKNETKDATVIIVAQRVGTIMDADRIIVLDEGRIAGIGTHKELLKNCDVYREIVSSQLSEEEMV, encoded by the coding sequence GTGTTAAAACTTTATAAGTTTTTAAAGCCATATGCTGCTATGGTAATAGGAGCATTTATTTTTGTGGCTTTACAATCTTTAGGAGATTTATATCTTCCAACACTTATGTCAGACATAATAAATAAAGGTGTAATGAAAGGCGATACAAACAAGATAATACAAATAGGCGGGATAATGCTTTTGGTTGCCGGTGGCGGAGTAATATGTTCCATAACAGCAAGCTACCTGTCAGCATATATATCCTCTAGCTTAGGAACTATTTTGAGAAGTAAGATATTTAGAAGAGTAGAAAGTTATTCTTTAAATGAATTTGATAAATTGGGAACAGCAACTTTGATTACAAGAACAACAAACGATGTTACACAAATACAAACCGTAACAGTTATGATACTGCGTCTGATGATTAGCGCACCGATAATGGCTGTTGGCGGAGTTATTATGGCTTTTAGAAAGGATAGACCGCTTACATTAGTCCTTGCTGTTGCTGTACCGGTTCTTGCTGGTGTTGTGGCGTTATTAGCTTCTAAAATGATACCACTTTTTAAATTGGTTCAGGTTAAAATAGATAAAGTTAATCTAGTATTACGTGAAAAACTCACAGGAATAAGAGTTATTAGAGCATTTAATACAGTTGAGCGTGAAAAAAAGCGATTTGATGAGGCGAATGTCGACCTTACAGAGAACTATATAAAGGTCAATAGAATTATGGCATTTATGATGCCTTCAATTATGCTTATTATGAATTTAACTTCTTTAGCAATTCTCTGGTTTGGAGGTATTCGTATTAGCGAGGGTAATATGGACTTAGGAGCACTTGCAGCATTCACCCAATATGCTATGCAAATTATGTTTTCTATGCTAATGCTTGCAATGATGTTTATAATGGTTCCTCGTGCACAAGCAGCGGCTGTAAGAATTAATGAGGTTCTTGATACAGAACCTGAAATAGTAGATGCAGAAGTAACCAATAATAAATTTGAAGGCAGAGGTTTTGTCGAGTTTAGAGATGTAACCTTCAGTTACCATGGAGCAGAAGAGCCGGCTTTAAAGAATATTTCATTTTCAGCAAAGCCCGGGGAAGTAACAGCTATAATAGGAAGTACGGGAGCTGGCAAATCAACATTAGTAAATTTAATTCCAAGATTTTATGATGTTGATAGTGGAAGTATTTTGATAGATGGAGTCGATGTTAGAGAAATATCGCAGGAGGAACTTAGAAGAAAAATAGGTTTTGTTCCTCAAAAGGCAATCTTATTTTCAGGAACAATTGCAGAAAATATCAAGTTTGGAAATGAAAATGCTACAGATGAAGAAATCAGGCATGCAGCAGAAGTTGCTCAGGCTTTAGAGTTTATCGAAAGTATGGATGGTGGATTTGAACATAAAATAGCACAAGGCGGAACAAATGTGTCGGGTGGTCAAAAACAGCGCCTTTCTATTGCTCGTGCACTTGTTAGAAAGCCAGAAATATATATTTTTGACGATAGTTTTTCTGCACTTGACTTTAAAACGGATGCAAAATTAAGAACAGCACTAAAAAATGAAACTAAAGACGCAACTGTAATTATAGTTGCCCAAAGAGTTGGGACTATTATGGATGCAGATAGGATAATTGTTTTAGATGAGGGAAGAATTGCAGGAATAGGAACTCACAAGGAACTATTGAAAAACTGTGATGTTTACCGTGAAATTGTATCCTCACAGCTTTCAGAGGAGGAGATGGTATGA
- a CDS encoding ABC transporter ATP-binding protein, with product MSENRGRMKGPMGNRGGGHMGLGRPVEKPKDFKGTFKRLLRYLKPHTTNLIIVLIFAIASTTFTIATPKITSKAMNKLQDAYMSRKMLSEMEKMQENMLNQLKIKMEYYQKNSTEKEKNNLNNESIKAIQEFVSLPRLKTLTNADEKADVVKKILELSKKMKGSMENTPKDAKENIEFTDEQINAVIKAIRETNGEYDFNYIGKIALILIAMYIISSLFSLIMGLVMSGVAQKTVRDLRREVDDKLSRLPLKYYDQHAHGDVLSRITNDVDTIATTLQQSLTQIITSVITIIGYIIMMLTISPTLTLIVLATMPLYVIATAFIAKKSQKYFAIQQKELGELSGHVEEIYTGHKIVKAFGKEKDAINEFEAINYRLKDSGWKAQFISGIMFPLMNFISNLGYVGISIVGGIWITKSRLGIGDVLAFIQYSRSFTMPIVQTANIANVIQSTIACAERVFQILDEEEEIPDSKDAVGLDNPKGEVKFEHVSFRYKEDIPLIEDMNLDVKQGHTIAIVGPTGAGKTTLVNLLMRFYEINSGKISIDGVDIRDIRRSELRRMFGMVLQDTWLFNGTIKDNIAYGKEGATMEEIVNAAKAAHADHFIRTLPQGYDTVLNEEATNISQGQKQLLTIARAILANPTILILDEATSSVDTRTEVLIQKAMANLMKGRTSFVIAHRLSTIRDAEKILVMNHGSIIEMGSHKELLAKGGFYADLYNSQFTSGNVEA from the coding sequence ATGAGTGAAAACAGAGGAAGAATGAAAGGACCAATGGGGAACAGAGGCGGCGGACATATGGGTTTGGGAAGACCAGTTGAAAAGCCAAAAGACTTTAAAGGAACTTTTAAAAGGCTTCTTCGCTATCTAAAACCCCATACAACTAATCTGATTATTGTTTTGATTTTTGCAATAGCAAGCACAACATTTACAATAGCAACCCCAAAAATAACAAGCAAAGCAATGAATAAATTACAGGATGCATATATGTCCCGCAAAATGCTATCGGAAATGGAAAAGATGCAAGAAAATATGCTGAATCAGCTAAAAATTAAGATGGAATATTATCAAAAAAATTCAACAGAAAAAGAAAAAAATAATTTGAATAACGAAAGCATAAAGGCTATACAAGAATTTGTTTCACTACCAAGGCTAAAGACGCTGACAAACGCAGATGAAAAGGCTGATGTTGTAAAAAAGATTCTTGAATTAAGCAAAAAAATGAAAGGCAGTATGGAAAATACACCAAAGGATGCTAAGGAAAATATTGAGTTTACAGATGAGCAAATAAATGCAGTTATCAAGGCAATTAGGGAAACCAATGGAGAATATGATTTTAACTATATTGGAAAGATCGCACTAATACTTATAGCTATGTATATTATAAGTTCACTGTTTAGTTTAATAATGGGACTTGTAATGTCAGGGGTAGCACAAAAAACAGTCCGCGATTTAAGAAGAGAAGTAGACGATAAACTTTCAAGACTGCCACTTAAGTATTATGACCAGCATGCTCATGGAGATGTCCTAAGCCGTATTACAAATGATGTTGATACTATAGCAACTACATTGCAACAAAGTTTAACACAAATTATTACTTCGGTTATTACTATAATTGGTTATATCATTATGATGCTAACAATAAGTCCTACCTTAACATTGATAGTCTTAGCTACAATGCCTTTGTATGTTATAGCAACAGCATTTATAGCCAAGAAATCCCAAAAATACTTTGCTATTCAGCAAAAGGAACTTGGGGAATTAAGCGGTCATGTTGAAGAAATTTATACAGGACATAAAATAGTCAAAGCATTTGGAAAAGAAAAAGATGCAATTAATGAGTTTGAAGCAATAAATTATAGACTCAAGGACTCAGGATGGAAGGCGCAGTTCATATCTGGAATCATGTTTCCATTAATGAACTTTATAAGCAACTTAGGATATGTTGGTATAAGTATTGTCGGTGGAATATGGATTACAAAGAGTCGTCTTGGTATAGGCGATGTCCTGGCGTTTATACAATATTCGAGGTCCTTTACTATGCCTATTGTTCAAACAGCAAACATTGCAAATGTAATCCAATCAACTATTGCCTGTGCTGAACGCGTATTTCAAATCTTAGATGAAGAAGAAGAAATCCCAGATAGTAAGGATGCAGTCGGACTAGACAATCCAAAGGGCGAAGTTAAGTTTGAACATGTAAGTTTTAGATATAAGGAAGATATTCCGCTTATAGAAGATATGAATTTAGATGTAAAGCAAGGTCATACTATTGCAATTGTAGGACCGACAGGTGCAGGCAAAACTACACTTGTGAACCTATTAATGCGTTTTTATGAAATTAATTCAGGAAAAATAAGTATTGATGGTGTTGATATAAGAGACATCAGAAGAAGTGAACTAAGAAGAATGTTTGGTATGGTTCTTCAAGATACCTGGCTTTTCAATGGCACAATTAAAGATAACATAGCTTATGGAAAAGAAGGAGCAACCATGGAAGAGATTGTAAACGCAGCAAAAGCAGCCCATGCTGACCATTTTATAAGAACACTTCCACAAGGATATGATACAGTTTTAAATGAAGAAGCAACAAACATTTCACAGGGACAAAAGCAGCTATTAACTATAGCTCGTGCAATACTTGCCAACCCTACAATACTTATACTTGATGAAGCTACAAGCAGTGTCGACACTAGAACAGAAGTATTAATTCAAAAAGCTATGGCTAATTTGATGAAGGGTAGAACAAGCTTTGTCATTGCCCATAGACT